A stretch of Camelina sativa cultivar DH55 chromosome 18, Cs, whole genome shotgun sequence DNA encodes these proteins:
- the LOC104761796 gene encoding phosphatidylserine decarboxylase proenzyme 2-like yields the protein MGNGNSREAKGSRRSRLIQKLQKFRTHRRHLRSRCSRNSAGVVNQKAVTAEDFSGIALLTLIGADMKFKDKWLACVSFGEQTFRTEISDTTEKPIWNSEKKLLLEKNGPSLVRISVFETNKLSRNKIVGYCELDIFDFVVQEPESASKSFDLLDPTSSKVVGTISLSCAIEDPVETEKRFAKRILSIVDYNEDGQLSFSEFSDLIKAFGNLVAAKKKEDLFRAADLNGDGVVTIDELAALLALQQEKEPIINNCPVCGEAQLSDKLNAMIHMTLCFDEGTGNQVMTGGFLTDRQASYGWMFKLSEWTHLSTYDVGLNTGSSASHIVVIDRKSKRLVEELIDSKIVLSMRAIYQSKIGLRLMDQGAKEILQRLSEKQGKKMNSAESAQKIRSFLEFFKDQINMAEVKYPLQHFKTFNEFFIRELKPGARPIACLNRNDVAVCAADCRLMAFQSVEDSTRFWIKGRKFSIRGLLGKSVHPNAFLDGSLVIFRLAPQDYHRFHVPVSGIIEKFVDLSGSLYTVNPIAVNSKYCNVFTENKRTVAIISTAEFGKVAFVAIGATMVGSINFVRKEGERVKKGDELGYFSFGGSTVICVFEKDSIRIDEDLLVNSGRSLETLVRVGMQLGVSTRTLG from the exons ATGGGAAACGGAAACTCAAGGGAGGCTAAAGGATCGCGAAGGTCAAGGCTAATACAGAAGCTTCAAAAGTTTCGCACTCACCGTCGTCATTTACGTAGTCGTTGTTCTCGAAACTCTGCCGGAGTGGTTAATCAAAAAGCTGTAACCGCCGAGGATTTCTCCGGCATTGCCCTTCTCACTCTCATTGGC GCGGATATGAAGTTTAAGGACAAGTGGCTCGCTTGTGTTTCGTTTGGTGAACAGACTTTTAGAACTGAGATCTCAGATAC TACAGAGAAGCCAATTTGGAACTCT GAAAAGAAGCTTCTCTTGGAGAAAAATGGACCAAGTCTCGTTAGGATTTCAGTATTTGAG ACCAATAAGCTCTCGAGGAACAAAATCGTCGGTTATTGTGAGCTTGATATATTCGATTTTGTAGTTCAG GAACCTGAGTCGGCTTCTAAGTCATTTGACTTGTTAGATCCAACATCATCCAAAGTTGTTGGCACCATTTCCCTTTCTTGCGCTATTGAG GATCCTGTTGAAACCGAGAAGCGGTTTGCAAAACGTATCTTGTCCATAGTG GACTACAATGAAGATGGACAACTCTCGTTTTCAGAGTTCTCTGATTTAATAAAGGCTTTTGGAAATTTAGTAGCTGCTAAAAAG AAAGAGGACTTGTTCAGAGCTGCTGATCTGAATGGTGACGGTGTTGTGACCATTGACGAGTTGGCTGCGCTTCTTGCTCTTCAACaagaaaa GGAGCCAATTATAAATAACTGCCCCGTGTGTGGTGAGGCTCAACTCTCTGACAAGCTCAACGCGATGATTCATATGACTCTTTGTTTTGATGAAGGAACGGGTAATCAAGTGATGACCGGAGGGTTCTTGACTGATAGACAAGCTTCATATGG ATGGATGTTCAAACTAAGTGAATGGACACACTTATCAACTTATGACGTTGGTTTGAATACTGGTTCAAGTGCTTCACATATTGTG GTGATTGACAGGAAGAGTAAGAGACTTGTGGAAGAGTTGATTGACTCAAAGATTGTTCTGTCCATGAGAGCTATATACCAGTCTAAAATTGGACTTCGACTTATGGATCAAG GGGCAAAGGAGATTCTGCAGAGACTTTCTGAGAAGCAGGGGAAGAAAATGAACTCAGCTGAATCTGCCCAAAAAATACGAAGCTTTCTCGAGTTCTTTAAG GATCAAATAAACATGGCTGAAGTAAAGTATCCTCTGCAGCACTTTAAG ACGTTCAATGAATTCTTCATCCGGGAACTGAAACCTGGTGCAAGACCAATTGCTTGCTTGAACCGCAATGATGTTGCTGTATGTGCTGCTGATTGTCGATTAATGGCATTTCAGTCGGTCGAAGATAGCACCCGATTCTGGATCAAG GGCCGGAAGTTTTCAATTAGAGGCCTCCTTGGGAAGAGTGTGCATCCAAATGCCTTTCTTGATGGATCTTTGGTGATATTCCGACTAGCACCACAG GATTATCATAGGTTTCATGTCCCTGTCTCAGGAATCATTGAAAAGTTTGTGGATCTTTCTGGAAGCTTATATACG GTTAATCCGATTGCAGTCAATAGCAAATACTGTAATGTTTTCACTGAAAATAAACGGACTGTTGCCATTATATCAACAGCGGAGTTTGGAAAG GTAGCTTTTGTAGCAATCGGTGCAACAATGGTTGGTAGCATCAATTTTGTTAGAAAGGAAGGAGAGCGTGTGAAGAAAGGGGACGAA CTTGGTTATTTCTCTTTTGGTGGAAGCACTGTTATATGCGTCTTCGAAAAG GACTCGATCCGGATCGATGAGGATCTCTTGGTTAACAGTGGTCGGTCCTTAGAGACACTAGTTCGTGTTGGAATGCAACTAGGTGTCTCAACAAGGACATTGGGCTGA
- the LOC104761797 gene encoding putative clathrin assembly protein At5g57200, which produces MGTFTSLRKAYGALKDTTTVGLAKVNSEFKDLDIAIVKATNHVESPPKERHVRKIFSATSVIQPRADVAYCIHALSKRLSKTRNWVVAMKVLIVIHRTLREGDPTFREELLNYSHRRHILRISNFKDDTSPLAWDCSAWVRTYALFLEERLECYRVLKYDIEAERLPKASGAASKTHRTRMLSGEDLLEQLPALQQLLYRLIGCQPEGAAYSNYLIQYALALVLKESFKIYCAINDGIINLVDMFFEMSRHDAVKALNIYKRAGQQAENLAEFYDYCKGLELARNFQFPTLRQPPPSFLATMEEYIKEAPQSGSVQKKLEYQEKEEEEQEQEEEQPEEPAEEENQNENTENDQPLIEEEEAEPKEEKEEEEAKPSPLIDTDDLLGLHEINPKAAEIEQNNAFALAIYPPGHETSGPSNSLSLIEAGGSGWELALVTPQNNNNNNNPRPTIATKLGGGFDNLLLDSLYEDDTARRQIQLTNAGYGFGATATAIEPALSTPNPFGMQQDPFAMSNNMAPPTNVQMAMQQQQMMMMNNQSPYNNNYSPYHHHQFSPNPSSSSLPNPFGDFLALPAPPSSGTQQQHNQHHMLL; this is translated from the exons ATGGGAACGTTCACGAGCTTACGAAAAGCCTATGGAGCGCTTAAGGATACCACCACGGTTGGTCTCGCTAAGGTCAACAGCGAATTCAAG GATTTAGATATTGCGATCGTCAAGGCAACGAATCATGTTGAATCTCCACCAAAAGAACGTCATGTTCGTA AAATATTCTCTGCGACATCTGTGATACAACCACGAGCAGATGTAGCTTATTGCATTCATGCATTATCAAAAAGATTATCCAAAACTCGCAATTGGGTT GTTGCAATGAAGGTGTTAATAGTAATTCACAGAACATTAAGAGAAGGTGATCCAACATTTAGAGAAGAGCTTCTTAATTACTCACACAGAAGACATATCCTCAGAATTTCTAACTTCAAAGACGACACAAGTCCTCTTG CCTGGGACTGTTCTGCTTGGGTTAGAACATACGCGCTCTTTCTAGAAGAGCGGCTTGAGTGTTATCGAGTTTTAAAGTATGACATCGAGGCAGAGCGTTTGCCTAAAGCTTCAGGTGCAGCTTCCAAG ACGCATAGAACAAGGATGTTGTCTGGTGAAGATCTGTTAGAACAGTTGCCTGCGTTGCAACAGCTTCTTTACCGGCTTATTGGATGTCAA CCTGAAGGAGCAGCTTATAGCAACTATCTAATCCAATATGCACTTGCATTGGTACTTAAAGAAAGCTTCAAAATCTATTGTGCTATCAATGATGGAATCATTAATCTTGTTGACATG TTCTTTGAGATGTCAAGACATGATGCAGTTAAAGctctgaatatatataaacgGGCTGGTCAACAG GCTGAAAATTTGGCTGAGTTTTATGATTACTGCAAAGGGCTAGAGCTTGCAAGGAACTTTCAGTTCCCAACCTTAAGACAA CCTCCTCCTTCGTTTCTCGCAACAATGGAAGAGTACATTAAAGAAGCACCTCAGAGTGGTTCTGTACAGAAAAAACTG GAGTatcaagaaaaagaggaagaagaacaagaacaagaagaagaacagccTGAAGAAcctgcagaagaagaaaaccaaaacgAAAACACCGAAAATGATCAGCCGCTtatcgaagaagaggaagcagagcctaaagaagagaaagaagaggaagaagctaaaCCTTCACCATTGATAGACACTGATGACTTACTA GGTCTGCATGAAATAAATCCAAAAGCTGCAGAGATAGAGCAAAACAATGCATTCGCTCTCGCAATATATCCACCAG GACATGAAACTTCAGGTCCATCAAATAGTCTAAGCTTAATAGAAGCAGGAGGAAGTGGTTGGGAACTTGCACTAGTCACACCACAgaacaacaataataacaacaaccCTCGTCCTACAATAGCTACAAAACTC GGTGGAGGATTTGACAATCTTCTACTAGACAGTCTCTACGAAGACGATACAGCAAGAAGACAGATCCAACTAACCAACGCAGGTTACGGATTTGGAGCCACAGCTACAGCCATAGAACCAGCCTTATCGACTCCTAACCCTTTTGGGATGCAACAAGATCCTTTTGCAATGTCTAATAACATGGCTCCACCAACCAACGTTCAAATGGCAATGCAACAACAgcaaatgatgatgatgaataatcAAAGTCCATATAACAACAACTACTCACCGTACCACCATCATCAGTTCTCaccaaatccttcttcttcttcattgcctAACCCATTTGGTGACTTCCTCGCTCTCCCAGCTCCTCCTTCATCTGGTactcaacaacaacacaatcaGCATCATATGCTGCTTTAG
- the LOC104761798 gene encoding TBC1 domain family member 5-like, with protein MAIHEEIEILRTQDRPCTSNASPPSQDHRFEKLRGVRWRINLGILPSSPSSTIDELRRVTADSRRRYAALRRRLLIDPHLPKKGTNSSDLTIDNPLSQNPDSTWGRFFRNAELEKTLDQDLSRLYPEHGSYFQSSGCQGMLRRILLLWCLKHPEIGYRQGMHELLAPLLYVLQVDVQYLTDVRSNYEDQFIDLFDELAFQERDSGTYDFDIKKVLDDSMEEEEDGASSGGINKKKKPKSFDELDNETQTAVLLSDAYGAEGELGIVLSEKFMEHDAYTMFDALMYGGSSLGSVSVANFFVYSAPNDSVTGLPPVIEASGALYHLLSLVDASLHSHLVELGVEPQYFALRWLRVLFGREFPLYNLLIVWDEIFSADNSEVERGVVEAGLGFEFRILSSPRGALVAGMAVSMILYLRSSLLATENATSSLKRLLNFPEDIDLSKVIEKAKTLQSLALEINARRDLIPKGSRKQMRGHSLSVDSISLGSSSPVGIVPESYWEEKWRVLNSAEEEERKQKALLQRPKAGKKSWSERVKQRLSRTESDPSPAEANKSGNKPPIRRSLLDDLSRQLGEKEIDTPELPNLDTDIERSSTVSDSLSLDYEENNSDIGKSENHTELPLSVPENEPETTSGMSIIRERNIFSGKFQMLWRLGRNLSSEETSETREAKQIDSEDGKTDSDSTAGNGDALKNTGRSMLEHIKVIESVLELSSPENMTDNVRLTVEEALKELRRLGNMLLSEM; from the exons ATGGCGATTCATGAAGAAATCGAGATATTAAGAACACAAGACCGTCCTTGCACTTCTAACGCATCTCCGCCGTCTCAAGATCATCGTTTCGAGAAGCTTCGCGGCGTCCGATGGCGAATCAACCTCGGAATTCTCCcgtcttctccttcctccaccatTGACGAGCTTCGTAGAGTAACCGCTGATTCCAGAAGaag aTATGCTGCTTTGAGAAGACGACTTTTAATTGATCCACATTTGCCCAAGAAAGGAACCAATTCTTCAGATCTAACTATTGATAATCCTTTATCACAAAATCCTG ATAGTACTTGGGGAAGGTTCTTTCGTAACGCAGAGCTCGAGAAGACGCTAGATCAAGATCTTTCTCGGTTGTATCCAGAGCATGGAAGTTACTTTCAGTCCTCTGGTTGTCAAGGGATGCTTAGAAGGATACTTCTCTTGTGGTGTTTGAAGCATCCTGAGATTGGTTATAGACAAG ggaTGCATGAACTATTGGCTCCTTTGCTTTATGTTCTTCAAGTGGATGTACAGTATCTTACGGATGTGAGATCAAACTATGAAGATCAGTTCATTGATTTGTTTGACGAGTTGGCGTTTCAAGAACGCGATTCTGGAACATATGATTTCGATATAAAAAAGGTTTTGGATGAttccatggaagaagaagaagatggtgcaTCATCTGGAGGCatcaataagaagaaaaaaccgaAGAGTTTTGATGAGCTTGACAATGAGACGCAAACTGCAGTGTTGCTAAGTGATGCATATGGAGCGGAAGGCGAATTAGGTATCGTTCTCTCTGAGAAGTTCATGGAACACGACGCTTACACAATGTTTGACGCTCTTATGTACGGTGGATCATCCCTCGGTTCAGTTTCTGTAGCAAATTTCTTCGTGTATTCTGCTCCAAATGACTCTGTCACAGGACTGCCTCCTGTGATTGAAGCTTCTGGGGCGTTGTATCATTTACTGTCCCTAGTTGATGCTTCTCTTCACAGCCATCTCGTTGAGCTTGGCGTTGAACCGCAGTACTTTGCTCTCCGTTGGCTACGGGTGTTGTTTGGGAGAGAGTTCCCACTGtataatttattgattgtgTGGGATGAGATATTCTCTGCTGACAACTCTGAGGTAGAGAGAGGCGTTGTTGAGGctggtttagggtttgaattcAGGATCCTTAGCTCTCCCCGAGGAGCTCTAGTTGCAGGAATGGCGGTTTCGATGATACTTTATCTGAGATCATCGCTGCTGGCAACGGAAAACGCAACTTCTTCTCTCAAGAGGTTACTGAACTTTCCAGAGGACATTGATCTGAGTAAAGTGATCGAAAAGGCTAAGACTTTGCAGAGTCTTGCTTTGGAAATCAATGCTCGTCGTGATTTAATTCCGAAAGGGTCGAGAAAACAGATGAGAGGTCACAGCTTATCTGTTGATTCGATCTCActtggttcttcttctcctgtgGGAATAGTACCTGAGAGCTACTGGGAAGAGAAGTGGAGAGTTTTGAACAgcgcagaagaagaagaaaggaagcaAAAAGCGTTGTTGCAGAGACCAAAAGCTGGGAAGAAGAGTTGGTCGGAAAGAGTAAAGCAAAGGCTTTCAAGAACGGAGTCTGATCCTTCACCTGCTGAAGCTAACAAGAGCGGTAACAAGCCGCCTATTAGACGAAGTTTGCTCGATGATTTATCTCGACAACTCGGTGAAAAAGAGATTGACACTCCCGAGTTACCAAACCTGGATACTGATATCGAACGCTCGTCTACAGTATCTGATTCACTCAGCTTGGACTATGAGGAGAACAATTCTGATATAGGCAAAAGCGAGAACCACACGGAGTTGCCTCTTTCGGTTCCTGAGAACGAGCCAGAGACTACATCAGGGATGAGTATCATAAGagagagaaatattttttcaggTAAATTTCAGATGCTATGGAGATTAGGTAGAAACTTGTCCAGTGAGGAGACCTCTGAGACGAGAGAAGCTAAACAGATAGATTCTGAAGATGGAAAGACAGATTCAGATTCAACTGCAGGTAATGGAGATGCGTTAAAGAATACAGGACGGTCCATGCTTGAACATATTAAG GTAATAGAGTCAGTGTTGGAGCTAAGTTCACCGGAGAATATGACTGATAACGTAAGACTAACAGTTGAAGAAGCTCTTAAAGAACTTCGAAGACTTGGAAATATGTTGTTGTCGGAAATGTAA
- the LOC104761799 gene encoding uncharacterized protein LOC104761799: MGDSTFLDRMLLQLRSTCKYYSGYPKDLGPSRVLHFTSEREFVQLLHQGYPVVVAFTIRSNYTQHLDRMLEEAAAEFYPNIKFMRVECPKYPGFCITRQKSEYPFLEIFHSPQQAGNEGKVQDPNITRYSVKVVPYNYDMSPYGFREFFKRQGVRTSDPK; this comes from the exons ATGGGAGATTCAACGTTTCTTGATAGAATGCTTCTCCAGCTTCGCTCCACTTGCAA GTATTACAGCGGTTACCCTAAGGATCTCGGGCCATCTCGAGTTCTCCATTTTACATCAGAAAGAGAGTTTGTCCAACTCCTTCACCAAGGCTATCCCGTGGTTGTCGCATTCACCATTAG AAGTAACTACACACAACATCTTGACCGGATGCTTGAGGAAGCTGCTGCTGAGTTCTATCCCAACATAAAATTTATGCGG GTTGAGTGCCCCAAGTATCCTGGATTCTGTATAACTCGTCAGAAAAGCGAATATCCTTTCCTTGAAATATTCCATAGCCCACAACAA GCGGGTAATGAAGGAAAGGTACAGGATCCAAATATCACTCGGTATTCAGTGAAAGTTGTACCT TACAATTATGATATGAGTCCTTATGGATTCAGAGAATTTTTCAAGCGCCAGGGAGTTCGTACTTCGGATCCCAAATGA
- the LOC104761800 gene encoding oxysterol-binding protein-related protein 4C, protein MRKQVVLAKPFSLEDEKDSENTPPNLIQRILSLFKNVRPGSDLSNFQLPPQMNLPRSQLQCYGEIVYSLDGHDLLGECGRRDQPIERLKSVVTWYISTLRPLIFGMAPYNPVIGETHHVSNAHINVLVEQISHHPPVSALHATHEKENIDVMLCQYFTPKFRGAYVEVEVKGKRVVKLVNHKETYVMNQPKLLMTFLPAMGAHWAGKILIKCPETRLEAELQLVSDSFVSRFTGNNKRAIKGKIFESSSRKQLYEIFGHWDRTVTAKNTKTGELEVIYKASENIAKLKTPIVKNMQEVSESESGVVWGEVSEGIMTKDWEKAREAKRDVEEKQRESLRKREALGQSWIPKHFSVARTGKDWDCVPLQPTVPRAPIIVPL, encoded by the exons ATGAGAAAGCAGGTTGTTTTGGCCAAGCCTTTCTCGTTGGAAGATGAGAAAGACTCTGAAAACACACCTCCCAATCTCATCCAACGGATCCTAAGCCTCTTCAAAAACGTACGGCCAGGATCCGATCTCTCTAATTTTCAG CTTCCACCTCAAATGAACCTACCGAGATCGCAGCTGCAATGCTATGGCGAGATAGTGTACAGTTTAGATGGTCACGATCTACTCGGAGAATGTGGTCGTCGTGATCAACCAATCGAACGGCTCAAATCAGTCGTGACGTGGTACATCTCAACTCTCCGGCCATTGATATTTGGCATGGCTCCCTACAATCCTGTCATCGGCGAAACTCATCACGTGTCCAATGCTCACATCAATGTTCTCGTAGAGCAg ATATCGCATCATCCACCAGTGTCAGCTCTTCATGCAACTCACGAGAAAGAAAACATAGACGTAATGTTATGTCAATACTTCACACCTAAATTTCGTG GAGCTTACGTGGAGGTTGAGGTGAAGGGTAAAAGAGTTGTGAAACTTGTCAATCACAAAGAGACTTACGTAATGAACCAACCAAAACTACTGATGACATTTCTACCGGCGATGGGAGCTCATTGGGCTGGAAAAATCTTAATAAAGTGTCCGGAGACGAGACTCGAAGCCGAATTGCAATTAGTCTCCGATTCCTTTGTCAGTAGATTCACAGGAAACAACAAAAGAGCCATTAAAGGCAAGATCTTTGAATCTTCCTCTAGGAAACAACTCTATGAAATATTTGGACATTGGGACAg AACTGTTACCGCGAAAAACACCAAGACCGGAGAGCTTGAAGTTATATACAAAGCGAGTGAAAACATTGCAAAGCTCAAAACTCCCATTGTCAAGAACATGCAG GAGGTGAGTGAGAGTGAGTCGGGGGTGGTGTGGGGTGAGGTTAGTGAAGGAATCATGACGAAAGATTgggagaaagcaagagaagcTAAGAGAGATGTGGAGGAGAAGCAGAGGGAGTCTTTGAGGAAAAGAGAGGCTCTTGGACAATCATGGATTCCCAAACATTTCTCAGTTGCTCGAACTGGTAAGGACTGGGACTGTGTTCCTCTACAGCCTACAGTTCCTCGAGCTCCTATCATTGTTCCTCTCTGA
- the LOC104761802 gene encoding pentatricopeptide repeat-containing protein At5g57250, mitochondrial: protein MKLHHRTSSGLFSLQSLLKSGFSPTLNSIDKFLRYLYRRQKFNCIVHFYSQLDSKQIDINHRVYSIVSWAFLNLNRYEDAEKFINTQISKASIFPRTHMLDSLIHGFSVTRDDPNKGLSILRDCWRSHGAFPSSLTFCSLIRRFVSKGEMDNALEVVEMMTNKKVNYPFDNFVCSAVVSGYVRIGKPELALGFYESVVGSGVLVPNLVTYTTIVSALCQLGKVDELRGLVRRLEDEGFEFDCVFYSNWIHGCLEGGALMNAIMQDREMVEKGIGRDVVSYSILIDGLSREGNIETSLGLLGKMIKEGIEPNLITFTAIIRGLCKKGKLEEAFALFNRIVNMGIEVDEFVYVTLIDGICRKGNLSRAFSMLGDMEQKGIQPSILTYNTVINGLCRAGRVSEADEISKGVVGDVITYSNLLDSYIKEENMDAVLEIRRRFEEAKIPMDLVMCNILLRAFLLVGAYGEADAVYRAMPDMDLTPDTVTYSTLIEGFCKTGQIEEALEMFNELRKSSVSSAVCYNRIIDALCKKGMLETATEVLIELREKSLYLDIRTSRNLLHSIHASGGEKGILNLVYRLDQLNSDLFLGMFNDTILLLCKRGYFEAAIEVYMIMKRKGLTVTFPSRILKILVDNLRALDAYLLVVNADESTLPSLDVVDYTIIVDGLCKEGFLVKALDLCSFAKSRGVILNIITYNSLISRLCQQGCLVEAFRLFDSLENIGLDPSEVTYGILIDKLCKEGLFLDAEKLLDTMVSKGLVPNILIYNSMIDGYCKLGHTEDAIRVLTRKMMGRVSPDAFTVSSIIKGYCKKGEMEEALRVFAEFKDENISTDLLGFLFLIKGFCTKGRMEEARGLLREMLVSESVVKLINRVDAELVESESIRGFLIELCEQGRVPQAIKILEEISSNIYLSGKNMDFFQRPQFLKGVNEKEVKKEDYAHDFHSLHSTISSLCSNGKLKQANEFVMSVLSCMPK from the coding sequence ATGAAGCTTCATCATCGTACTTCTTCAGGACTCTTTTCTCTCCAATCACTTCTCAAAAGCGGCTTCTCTCCAACCTTAAACTCCATCGACAAGTTTCTTCGATATCTCTACCGTCGCCAGAAGTTTAATTGCATCGTTCACTTCTACTCTCAGCTAGATTCGAAGCAAATCGACATCAATCACCGTGTTTACTCAATCGTTTCATGGGCGTTCCTCAATTTGAATCGATACGAAGACGCAGAGAAGTTTATCAACACCCAGATTTCAAAAGCTTCGATTTTTCCCAGGACCCATATGTTGGATTCTCTAATTCATGGGTTCAGCGTCACGCGTGATGATCCTAATAAGGGTCTTTCGATTCTCAGAGATTGTTGGCGGAGTCACGGTGCGTTTCCTTCTTCCTTGACGTTCTGTTCACTGATTCGTCGGTTCGTTTCAAAAGGAGAGATGGATAACGCTTTAGAGGTTGTAGAGATGATGACGAACAAGAAAGTTAACTACCCTTTTGATAATTTCGTTTGTAGTGCTGTGGTTTCTGGGTATGTTAGGATTGGTAAACCGGAACTTGCGTTAGGGTTTTACGAGAGTGTTGTGGGTTCAGGAGTTTTAGTTCCGAATCTTGTAACTTATACTACTATTGTGAGTGCTCTTTGTCAATTGGGTAAGGTTGATGAACTGAGGGGTTTGGTTAGGAGATTGGAAGATGAAGGATTTGAATTTGACTGCGTTTTTTACAGTAACTGGATTCATGGGTGTCTTGAGGGAGGTGCTTTGATGAATGCAATTATGCAGGACAGGGAAATGGTGGAGAAGGGGATAGGTCGAGATGTTGTGAGCTATTCGATACTAATAGATGGGTTATCGAGAGAAGGAAACATCGAGACATCATTGGGGTTACTAGGGAAGATGATTAAGGAAGGAATAGAGCCAAATTTGATCACTTTTACAGCTATTATTAGGGGGCTGTGCAAGAAGGGTAAACTGGAAGAGGCATTTGCATTGTTCAATAGGATTGTAAATATGGGAATTGAAGTGGATGAGTTTGTGTATGTGACTTTGATCGATGGAATTTGTAGGAAAGGAAACTTGAGTCGAGCTTTCTCTATGTTGGGAGATATGGAGCAGAAAGGGATTCAACCAAGCATCCTTACTTATAACACTGTGATTAATGGACTCTGCAGGGCAGGGAGAGTGTCGGAAGCGGATGAGATTTCAAAAGGAGTTGTGGGAGATGTCATTACTTATAGTAATTTGTTAGATAGTTATATAAAGGAAGAGAATATGGATGCTGTATTAGAAATTAGGCGTAGGTTTGAAGAAGCTAAGATCCCTATGGACTTGGTTATGTGCAACATTCTCCTGAGAGCATTTCTATTGGTGGGTGCTTATGGAGAAGCCGATGCAGTTTATAGGGCAATGCCAGACATGGATCTGACTCCAGATACGGTCACATATTCTACGTTGATTGAGGGGTTCTGCAAAACTGGTCAGATCGAAGAGGCACTTGAGATGTTTAATGAGTTGCGGAAAAGCTCGGTTTCCTCAGCTGTATGTTATAATCGGATCATTGATGCACTCTGCAAGAAAGGCATGCTGGAGACAGCCACGGAAGTTCTTATTGAGCTGCGGGAGAAAAGTTTGTATTTGGACATCCGTACATCTCGGAACTTGTTACATTCTATCCATGCTAGTGGAGGTGAAAAAGGAATACTCAATTTGGTTTACAGACTCGACCAGTTGAATTCAGATCTTTTTCTTGGGATGTTCAATGATACTATCTTGCTTTTATGCAAGAGAGGTTATTTCGAGGCTGCAATTGAagtttatatgattatgaagAGAAAAGGTTTGACTGTTACATTTCCTTCTAGAATTCTTAAAATACTGGTAGACAATCTTAGAGCATTGGATGCTTATTTACTCGTTGTCAATGCTGATGAAAGTACTCTGCCTTCACTTGATGTGGTAGATTACACAATCATTGTTGATGGTCTCTGCAAGGAAGGATTTTTAGTAAAGGCCTTAGATTTGTGCAGTTTTGCCAAAAGCAGGGGCGTCATTCTTAATATCATTACATATAATTCACTCATAAGTAGACTTTGCCAGCAAGGTTGTCTTGTAGAAGCTTTCCGTCTATTTGACTCGCTAGAAAACATTGGTTTAGACCCGTCTGAGGTCACATACGGCATCTTGATTGACAAATTATGCAAAGAAGGATTGTTTCTTGATGCTGAGAAACTATTGGACACTATGGTATCTAAGGGACTTGTACCGAACATTCTCATTTACAATTCGATGATTGACGGTTACTGCAAGCTTGGGCATACAGAGGACGCCATAAGAGTTTTAACTCGGAAAATGATGGGAAGGGTATCACCTGATGCATTCACGGTCAGTTCTATCATCAAAGGTTACTGTAAAAAAGGTGAAATGGAAGAAGCTCTCAGAGTGTTTGCTGagttcaaagatgaaaatatctCAACCGATTTGTTGGGTTTCCTGTTTCTGATCAAAGGTTTCTGCACAAAAGGGCGAATGGAAGAAGCTAGGGGGCTCTTGAGAGAAATGCTTGTTTCAGAATCTGTTGTTAAGCTGATTAACAGAGTTGATGCAGAATTAGTTGAATCTGAATCGATCAGAGGCTTCCTGATTGAGCTGTGCGAGCAAGGAAGGGTACCTCAGGCTATCAAAATCCTAGAAGAGATAAGTTCAAATATCTATCTGTCTGGTAAAAACATGGATTTTTTTCAAAGGCCACAGTTCTTAAAAGGTGTGAATGAAAAAGAGGTAAAGAAGGAAGACTATGCTCATGATTTTCATAGCCTTCACTCAACCATTAGTTCTCTCTGCTCCAATGGGAAGCTGAAGCAAGCTAATGAGTTCGTTATGTCTGTGCTCTCTTGTATGCCTAAATAA